The Candidatus Saganbacteria bacterium genome segment GCTGTCTTGCCGAGGCTAAAGACGGACCTGATAGATATCATGGAAGCGATCATTGACGGGCATCTGGATAAAATAAAGATCGAATGGGACAAAAAAGCTGCTGTGTGTATCGTACTTGCTTCAGGAGGATACCCCGGAGATTATAAAAAAGGATATGTGATAGAAGGTCTTGATGAAGCTGAAAAACTAAATGATGTCACCATCTTTCATGCAGGCACTTCTCTTGCGGGTTGTGATATCGTCACGTCAGGCGGAAGGGTCCTGGGTGTTACAGCGCTCGGTATATCTGTTAAAGAAGCGATCGACCGCGCTTACGCTGCTGTCTCGAAAATAAAATTCAAGGACATGCATTACAGGAAGGATATTGGGAAGAAAGCGCTAAAATAACTCACCCCCGCCCCCTCTCTTGACAAGAGAGGGGTGCCGAACGGAGTGAGGCGGGGTGAGTTTTAATAATGAAAATAATCTTAGCCACCAACAATAAAAACAAAGTCAAAGAAATAAAAAAAATCCTGAATATCAAAGGCGTAAAGGTGCTTTCGCTTTCTGATTTTCCGCAAAAGATAACAGTCGTCGAGGACGGCAGGACTTTTGAGGAAAATGCGGTCAAAAAAGCAACAGCAACGGCAAAAAAGTTAAAGACAATTACGATCGCCGATGACAGCGGGTTGTGTGTCGACGCTCTTAAAGGACTTCCCGGGGTCAGGTCGGCAAGGTATGTCAAACCTCCTGTCACTGCCGAGAGGTTATGCGCTAA includes the following:
- the rdgB gene encoding RdgB/HAM1 family non-canonical purine NTP pyrophosphatase, which produces MKIILATNNKNKVKEIKKILNIKGVKVLSLSDFPQKITVVEDGRTFEENAVKKATATAKKLKTITIADDSGLCVDALKGLPGVRSARYVKPPVTAERLCAKLLKEMDEVKPSERKAMFVCSVAIASISGKVRTVKGICRGIISDKMNGSRGFGYDPVFIPDGYNKTFAQMTTAQKNRLSHRGKAFRAARKMIKMMVAGHQ